A region from the Vicia villosa cultivar HV-30 ecotype Madison, WI linkage group LG3, Vvil1.0, whole genome shotgun sequence genome encodes:
- the LOC131659596 gene encoding uncharacterized protein LOC131659596, giving the protein MPTLIQTWRWLVKPKVWRFVGFTSAVVGLVCYARSSSFNYLFGKWNPLKIVLYSVFGLIISLMIFCAELLPRSTSLRFKAHTAFLVLAVTSSYSFIFDKVVKGTPDLYSLFSCAAFAVMSLSLSTQTQFGFEIDLLYFFLGCLIVQLMKIKWQLFVVGAAFSYGLIITRTSFSSIDDGENNQYPDLHDIFVVTPGLQLTTSDIANASNNNGINSPQLVIITDISSMMEQLRKFVTALQHENSNFIQMLLEHVKNYVVADPNYLMDALKPETIKGLEETAEVMVSAGFEKDFSDVYINFRRECLNQCLMHIFFGLHNFSVKDVHSMPWKNLEAEIEKWIKAFNVTLKILLPGERRLCSRILSSTTADLSFVEISRGSTTQLLNFANSIANGRRSPERLFKMHEVFETLRDLIPDFDLLFCEEYSVSLRNKAITIWDRLGEAVREIFMELEDLVDSSSTYGQMHRIMDALESSLNEKFKFQ; this is encoded by the coding sequence ATGCCAACTCTCATCCAAACTTGGAGATGGTTGGTGAAGCCTAAAGTGTGGAGATTTGTAGGTTTCACCTCAGCTGTTGTTGGACTTGTCTGTTATGCTCGAAGCTCTTCCTTCAACTATCTCTTTGGAAAATGGAATCCCTTGAAGATTGTTCTTTACAGCGTATTCGGCCTCATCATCAGCCTCATGATTTTCTGTGCAGAGTTACTACCGCGCTCCACAAGTCTTCGGTTCAAAGCTCATACAGCATTTCTTGTACTGGCCGTCACATCTTCCTATTCCTTTATCTTCGACAAAGTGGTGAAAGGGACACCAGATCTATATAGCCTCTTTTCATGCGCTGCCTTTGCTGTCATGTCTCTCAGCCTGTCGACGCAAACTCAGTTTGGATTTGAAATTGATCTTCTCTACTTCTTCCTCGGATGTCTAATTGTGCAACTCATGAAGATCAAATGGCAGCTATTCGTTGTTGGAGCAGCTTTCAGCTATGGTCTTATTATTACCCGTACTTCATTTTCTTCCATAGACGATGGAGAAAATAATCAGTACCCCGACCTCCATGATATTTTTGTGGTGACTCCAGGACTACAACTCACCACTTCTGATATTGCTAATGCTAGCAATAACAATGGCATCAATTCACCACAGTTGGTGATCATCACTGATATTAGCAGTATGATGGAACAACTCAGGAAATTTGTGACTGCGCTTCAGCATGAAAATTCTAATTTCATTCAAATGCTTTTGGAGCATGTTAAAAATTATGTGGTGGCCGATCCTAACTACTTGATGGATGCACTGAAGCCAGAAACCATCAAAGGCCTCGAGGAAACAGCAGAGGTTATGGTGAGCGCTGGGTTTGAGAAGGATTTTTCCGATGTGTACATCAATTTCCGTAGGGAATGCTTAAACCAGTGCCTAATGCATATATTTTTCGGGTTGCATAATTTCAGCGTCAAGGATGTCCATAGTATGCCGTGGAAAAACCTCGAAGCTGAGATTGAGAAATGGATTAAAGCTTTCAATGTCACTCTCAAGATACTCTTACCTGGCGAGAGACGACTCTGCAGTCGCATCTTATCCTCAACCACAGCAGATTTGTCCTTCGTGGAGATTTCTAGGGGATCCACCACTCAGCTATTGAATTTTGCCAACTCCATTGCCAATGGAAGGCGTTCTCCAGAGCGTTTGTTTAAAATGCACGAGGTGTTTGAAACATTGCGTGATCTAATTCCAGACTTTGATTTGTTATTTTGTGAAGAGTACAGTGTGTCTCTAAGAAATAAAGCAATTACGATATGGGATAGATTGGGGGAAGCAGTCAGAGAGATTTTCATGGAGTTGGAGGATCTAGTTGACAGTTCCTCAACTTATGGGCAGATGCATAGGATTATGGATGCTTTGGAGAGCAGTTTGAATGAAAAGTTCAAATTCCAGTAG